In Mastigocladopsis repens PCC 10914, a single window of DNA contains:
- a CDS encoding Acg family FMN-binding oxidoreductase: MSKTLTSHSFNSWNISETDFPKLGSPSEQLEFLLNYAILAPSGHNTQPWLFRIAHETIELYADRTRALPVTDPQDRELTMSCGAALFNLRLAIRHFGYTDAVKTFPNPDDPDLLAHVWLGNPREETEEEYLLFATIARRHTNRLQFQNWEIPETLLSIMRKSAVEEGAWLEIIEGEDLRNAVTQLIAEGDRIQMANPHFRRELAAWIHSNRSVTHDGMPAYAQTVNQLLDFCTPIPAHVTRTFDLGRGQAAKDWELAVGSPILAVLGTNEDTPASWFTAGQALERVLLLGQAVGVSASFLNQPIQVAQLRPKLRTLLNKGGYSQVLLRLGFGPEVKPTPRRAVSEVLLAD; the protein is encoded by the coding sequence ATGTCAAAAACGTTAACGTCCCACTCTTTCAACTCGTGGAACATTTCAGAAACTGACTTTCCCAAATTAGGTAGTCCTTCTGAGCAACTGGAATTTTTATTGAACTATGCAATCCTGGCTCCATCGGGACACAATACTCAGCCTTGGCTGTTTAGAATCGCTCACGAAACTATCGAACTTTATGCTGACAGAACCCGTGCTTTGCCTGTCACAGACCCCCAAGACCGGGAGTTAACCATGAGTTGCGGTGCAGCACTGTTTAATTTACGGTTAGCGATTCGGCACTTTGGCTACACTGATGCTGTAAAAACTTTTCCTAACCCTGACGATCCAGATTTGCTGGCTCATGTCTGGTTAGGTAATCCTAGAGAGGAAACTGAAGAGGAATATCTGCTGTTCGCGACAATTGCTAGGCGACACACCAATAGGTTACAATTTCAAAATTGGGAAATTCCAGAAACACTGCTTTCTATTATGCGGAAGTCAGCAGTTGAGGAAGGTGCTTGGCTTGAGATCATTGAAGGCGAAGACCTTCGCAACGCGGTGACTCAATTAATTGCAGAGGGCGATCGCATTCAAATGGCAAACCCTCATTTTCGTCGCGAACTAGCTGCATGGATTCACTCTAATCGTAGCGTCACCCATGATGGTATGCCTGCTTATGCCCAAACTGTAAATCAACTGCTGGACTTTTGCACCCCAATTCCTGCCCATGTCACACGTACTTTCGACCTTGGTAGAGGACAGGCGGCAAAAGACTGGGAATTGGCTGTTGGGTCTCCTATTCTTGCCGTTTTAGGAACCAATGAAGACACTCCCGCTAGCTGGTTTACTGCTGGACAGGCTTTGGAGAGAGTTCTGCTGCTTGGACAGGCGGTAGGTGTTTCCGCATCGTTCTTAAATCAACCCATACAAGTGGCACAACTGCGTCCTAAACTCCGAACCCTTCTCAATAAAGGCGGTTATTCTCAAGTCTTGCTGCGCCTTGGTTTTGGTCCTGAAGTAAAACCAACACCTCGAAGGGCAGTAAGTGAAGTACTTTTAGCTGATTGA
- a CDS encoding tetratricopeptide repeat protein encodes MNSKNQIIFALLLRSALVFSPVLLSVGIASAQRTPSPSSQPPVLSTQNRAELPRLTEEHRTFLRTTILLNVWLAILTLVPVTVIAALLLLRRVAIREIVDKAMERLYGLEDLEKQLASVKQEAQKLIQETRNISYGLEKEVEELQQKIKIEQESLSRLPFEISQSKEQLLAELETAIKNSKQEVKTLEYEFTSQVSELQLQTQQQRNTTIENLGKIETELALQLSEVQVGVQKQKDIALENLETSSSEFASHLSGLQFETEQQKDKFFESLKQLRSEFTSQVSELQNGVQQQKDVAFENLEKSSSEFTSQISGLQSETEQQKNSILESLEQLRSEFTSQLSKLQDGVQQQKDVAFENLEKSSSEFTSQIFGLQSETEQQKHKIFESLEQLRSEFTSQLSKLQDGVQQQKNVTNENIVELESQLRYELSGLQSDTEQQKHKIFESLERLRSDFEFLLSKLQADVEQRKKLIIENLEKSGDELASQFSQLQLNAQQKKVLILEKLRKLESEFGSQVSELQKDAQQRKNLVLQQSVVTPPSILESTTPKVEEKIQEQPKQPEVTEQTETQEESKVDDYLKQGDVLFSQKRYEDALAAYNQAVTVQPKEAVVWLNRGIALGRLKQYKEAIASYEQALKIKPDYHQAWVDRGVALGYLQRHKEAFASFKKATQVKPDDAVAWLNRGLALQELERYEDAIACFDKAIKLKPDSYKAWNNRGYALVSLGRDDEAIESFDKALEMKPDYASAYYNKAACYALQRQVELALENLQRAVEINPSYREEAATDIDFDEITRHKRFRHFMTA; translated from the coding sequence ATGAACAGCAAGAATCAAATCATCTTCGCCTTATTGTTGAGAAGCGCTCTAGTCTTTTCACCCGTCCTACTGTCCGTTGGTATTGCGAGTGCCCAAAGAACACCTTCTCCTTCATCACAGCCTCCGGTACTTTCCACCCAAAACCGGGCAGAACTACCGCGACTGACAGAAGAACATCGCACCTTTCTTCGTACAACCATTTTGCTCAACGTTTGGCTAGCCATACTGACTCTAGTTCCAGTCACAGTCATTGCTGCTTTATTGCTCCTGCGACGGGTTGCCATCCGTGAAATAGTTGATAAAGCAATGGAACGGCTATACGGACTAGAAGACTTAGAAAAACAGCTAGCCTCTGTTAAGCAAGAAGCACAAAAGCTTATCCAAGAAACTAGAAATATCAGTTATGGATTAGAAAAGGAAGTAGAGGAACTTCAACAAAAAATCAAAATAGAGCAAGAAAGTTTATCTAGACTTCCATTTGAAATATCTCAGTCAAAAGAGCAACTTTTAGCAGAATTAGAAACAGCAATAAAGAACTCTAAACAAGAGGTAAAAACTCTGGAGTATGAATTTACCTCTCAAGTTTCGGAGTTACAATTGCAAACTCAACAACAAAGAAATACAACTATTGAGAATTTAGGTAAAATAGAAACCGAACTTGCATTGCAACTGTCGGAAGTACAAGTAGGTGTTCAAAAACAAAAGGATATCGCCCTCGAAAATTTAGAAACATCAAGTTCGGAGTTTGCAAGCCATCTGTCGGGATTACAGTTTGAGACTGAGCAGCAAAAAGACAAGTTTTTTGAAAGTTTGAAGCAATTGCGTTCAGAATTTACATCACAAGTATCCGAATTGCAAAATGGGGTTCAACAACAAAAGGATGTTGCCTTTGAGAATTTAGAAAAATCTAGTTCGGAATTTACATCGCAAATTTCTGGATTACAGTCAGAGACTGAGCAGCAAAAGAACTCCATTCTTGAGAGTTTAGAACAATTGCGTTCAGAATTTACCTCACAATTGTCAAAATTGCAGGATGGAGTTCAACAACAAAAGGATGTTGCCTTTGAGAATTTAGAAAAATCCAGTTCGGAATTTACATCGCAAATTTTCGGATTACAGTCAGAGACTGAGCAGCAAAAACACAAGATTTTTGAAAGTTTAGAACAATTGCGTTCAGAATTTACCTCACAATTGTCAAAATTGCAGGATGGGGTTCAACAACAAAAGAATGTCACAAATGAAAATATAGTAGAATTAGAGTCTCAATTGAGATATGAGTTATCGGGATTGCAATCCGATACTGAGCAGCAAAAACACAAGATTTTTGAAAGTTTAGAGCGATTGCGTTCAGACTTTGAATTTCTGCTGTCTAAATTACAGGCGGATGTTGAACAACGAAAAAAGTTAATTATAGAGAATTTAGAGAAATCCGGGGACGAGTTAGCATCCCAATTCTCGCAATTACAGTTAAATGCTCAACAAAAAAAGGTTCTTATCCTTGAAAAGCTCAGAAAATTAGAGTCAGAGTTTGGCTCTCAAGTTTCTGAATTGCAGAAGGATGCTCAACAAAGAAAAAATCTCGTCCTTCAGCAATCGGTAGTGACTCCTCCCTCTATCCTAGAGTCTACCACTCCTAAAGTTGAGGAAAAAATACAGGAGCAGCCGAAGCAACCAGAGGTAACAGAACAGACAGAGACTCAGGAGGAGTCGAAAGTTGATGATTATCTCAAACAGGGAGATGTTCTCTTCTCCCAAAAGCGCTATGAAGATGCACTTGCTGCTTACAACCAAGCAGTGACAGTTCAGCCAAAAGAAGCTGTTGTCTGGTTAAACCGAGGTATAGCTTTAGGAAGGTTGAAACAGTACAAAGAGGCGATCGCCTCCTACGAACAAGCTTTGAAAATCAAGCCAGATTACCATCAAGCCTGGGTTGACCGGGGTGTAGCACTGGGATATTTGCAAAGACACAAGGAAGCCTTTGCTTCTTTTAAGAAAGCGACGCAAGTTAAGCCTGATGATGCGGTTGCATGGTTAAACCGGGGTCTTGCTTTGCAAGAGTTGGAACGATACGAAGACGCGATCGCTTGTTTTGACAAAGCCATTAAATTAAAGCCAGACTCCTACAAAGCTTGGAATAACCGAGGTTACGCCTTAGTTAGTTTAGGACGCGATGACGAAGCGATCGAGAGTTTCGACAAAGCGTTGGAAATGAAGCCAGACTACGCCAGTGCTTATTATAACAAAGCCGCCTGTTATGCACTGCAAAGACAAGTCGAGTTAGCCCTAGAAAATTTGCAACGAGCAGTTGAAATTAATCCTAGTTATAGAGAAGAGGCTGCAACTGATATAGATTTTGATGAGATTACCAGACATAAGCGCTTCCGGCACTTTATGACGGCGTAG
- a CDS encoding 2OG-Fe dioxygenase family protein, with protein sequence MLELRKKDFNCLTSYALESISSVDVDKLKPYFINLPVDPYLAGNYRFRRLSHFKISDEGIVKLPHRPFYQAKQYNSLLGDVVREYPELDDELIKMQDFQRIILEFFEFCKLCSTYKEIAVHQIRITASAWQIGKPAPEGIHRDGVDLVGIFSVNRERIAGGESHLYKSKNDSPVFNKILNPGELLVFSDKEFFHFTDAINAMSSESGVRDVFVLTCPGLIPSTNQ encoded by the coding sequence ATGTTGGAACTAAGAAAAAAAGACTTTAATTGTCTTACCAGCTACGCTTTAGAAAGCATATCTTCTGTGGATGTAGATAAGCTGAAGCCTTACTTTATTAACCTTCCTGTAGATCCATATTTGGCAGGTAACTATCGTTTCCGGCGACTATCTCATTTTAAAATCTCTGACGAAGGCATAGTCAAGTTGCCACATCGTCCTTTCTATCAAGCTAAACAATATAATTCTTTACTGGGTGATGTCGTCAGAGAGTACCCAGAACTAGATGATGAACTGATAAAAATGCAAGACTTTCAGAGAATTATTCTAGAATTTTTCGAGTTTTGTAAACTCTGCTCGACCTACAAAGAAATTGCAGTTCATCAAATTAGAATCACTGCTTCTGCATGGCAAATAGGTAAACCAGCCCCTGAAGGAATCCATAGAGATGGAGTAGACTTGGTTGGGATATTCTCTGTGAATAGAGAAAGGATTGCAGGGGGAGAAAGTCATCTATATAAATCTAAAAATGACAGCCCTGTTTTTAACAAAATTCTCAACCCTGGTGAACTGTTAGTATTTAGCGACAAAGAATTTTTCCATTTTACGGATGCTATCAATGCAATGTCCTCAGAGAGCGGGGTGAGGGATGTCTTCGTGTTAACTTGTCCGGGGTTGATTCCGTCAACAAATCAGTAA
- a CDS encoding cysteine desulfurase-like protein, with amino-acid sequence MVDLDLGWIRNQFPALSQEINGQPVIFFDGPGGTQASSSVIDAIAEYLVRSNANAHGAFATSERTDALITSARAAIADLLGCNSDEVVFGANMTTLTYTLSRAIARELQPGDEIIVTKLDHYANVSPWYALCERGVVIREVDINVEDCTLDMNHLQQQINERTRLVAVGYASNAVGTINDVATIVKLAHAVGAMVFVDAVHYVAHAPIDVRVLECDFLACSAYKFFGPHVGVLYAKREHLARLRPYKVHPAPDEVPSRWETGTQNYEGLAGLVATINYLAKIGRQVLPGVKNRREALLAAMIAIKQYERDLCQSLVTGLLQISTLTLYGITDPNRFDWRTPTVAVRVAGQTPHAVAKALGEQGIFSWNGNFYALGLSEKLGVESSGGFLRIGLVHYNTPEEIHRLLKVLSQRM; translated from the coding sequence ATGGTTGACCTTGATTTGGGGTGGATACGCAATCAGTTTCCTGCACTTTCACAAGAAATCAATGGTCAACCTGTGATTTTTTTTGATGGACCTGGTGGTACTCAGGCATCAAGTAGCGTGATAGATGCGATCGCCGAATACTTAGTAAGGTCAAACGCCAATGCTCATGGGGCTTTTGCCACAAGTGAGCGGACAGATGCGCTCATAACTTCAGCGCGTGCAGCCATAGCTGATTTATTGGGGTGTAATTCTGACGAAGTGGTTTTTGGTGCCAACATGACCACGCTCACCTATACTTTGAGTCGAGCGATCGCTCGCGAACTCCAACCTGGTGATGAAATTATCGTTACCAAGCTAGACCATTATGCCAACGTTTCACCTTGGTATGCACTTTGCGAACGCGGTGTTGTCATTCGTGAGGTTGATATCAACGTAGAAGACTGCACGCTAGACATGAACCATCTCCAGCAGCAGATAAATGAGCGGACGCGATTAGTGGCGGTGGGTTATGCATCCAATGCTGTAGGCACAATTAACGACGTTGCAACCATTGTGAAATTAGCTCATGCTGTTGGGGCGATGGTTTTTGTTGATGCGGTTCACTACGTCGCTCATGCTCCAATTGACGTGCGTGTGCTTGAGTGCGACTTTCTTGCTTGCTCCGCTTATAAATTCTTTGGACCCCATGTTGGGGTACTGTATGCAAAGCGTGAGCATCTTGCTCGGCTGCGCCCATACAAAGTGCACCCAGCCCCAGACGAAGTTCCATCACGTTGGGAAACTGGAACCCAGAACTACGAGGGGCTGGCTGGATTAGTAGCGACAATCAACTACCTAGCTAAAATTGGTCGCCAAGTTTTGCCAGGTGTGAAGAACCGCCGAGAAGCCCTATTAGCAGCGATGATAGCAATAAAGCAATACGAAAGAGATTTGTGTCAAAGCTTAGTCACAGGACTGTTGCAGATTTCCACGTTAACTTTATATGGTATCACCGATCCAAATCGCTTTGACTGGCGGACACCAACCGTTGCCGTCCGAGTTGCTGGGCAAACACCTCACGCTGTTGCCAAAGCTTTGGGTGAGCAGGGTATCTTCTCTTGGAACGGCAACTTTTATGCACTTGGTCTTAGCGAAAAATTAGGAGTTGAGTCAAGCGGGGGATTCCTGCGGATTGGGCTTGTACACTACAACACTCCTGAAGAGATCCATCGTCTGTTGAAAGTGCTCTCACAGAGGATGTAG
- a CDS encoding VOC family protein, which translates to MKNQYLASTTGDNSNETLTTSESPFIETNGLLLYKEKCKTPEILNSSSSIKLFGESVIVDHFVLLFPETETLTKYADALVKYGAQITEGPGLWPDDFCDNLDGLPEDISMYFLAVLMPSSVILVLVAPHAPNDKLDILLNKRGVNAVHHVALCVDDIRIAATSWQKKGFIPLSMTPQDDGCLCQWFLGNSAEQIIELICRRCGGRETFSCQNVAGLRLSEGELTKRKHLSLK; encoded by the coding sequence ATGAAAAATCAATATTTAGCTTCTACAACAGGTGACAACTCAAACGAAACCTTGACTACCAGTGAGTCACCTTTTATCGAAACTAACGGACTTCTCTTGTACAAGGAAAAGTGCAAGACTCCGGAAATTCTCAACTCATCCTCTTCTATAAAACTGTTTGGCGAGTCAGTTATCGTAGACCACTTTGTGCTACTGTTTCCTGAGACAGAAACCCTGACAAAGTACGCTGATGCTTTAGTCAAATATGGTGCCCAAATTACCGAAGGACCGGGACTATGGCCTGATGACTTTTGCGACAACCTTGATGGATTGCCTGAAGACATCTCGATGTATTTCCTCGCAGTTTTAATGCCTTCAAGCGTCATCTTAGTGCTGGTTGCACCTCACGCACCGAACGATAAACTTGATATCTTATTGAACAAGCGCGGTGTCAACGCCGTCCATCACGTTGCCCTTTGCGTTGACGATATACGAATAGCAGCAACGTCGTGGCAAAAAAAGGGTTTCATTCCCTTGTCTATGACTCCTCAAGATGATGGCTGCTTGTGTCAGTGGTTCCTTGGCAACTCAGCAGAGCAAATTATAGAACTTATCTGTCGCCGATGTGGAGGCAGAGAAACCTTTTCCTGCCAAAATGTTGCTGGTTTACGCCTTTCGGAAGGGGAACTCACAAAAAGGAAACATCTTTCCCTTAAATAA
- a CDS encoding ABC transporter permease subunit has product MIINFIDRMGDWNPQLLRELKGRLKVFPAAIAVVTSLLVQLVVFLYQLRELPGEKHSLYGTYCKLGLNFEQARIKLEKELSIQYQQLQEQFRHYSSSSDFDQVKLEQIKSQIADVRERQNHIYPTLNNQFCPLDQIDMQMWWRDHWESIFLTLSVIFIFTLLVAGTYLLINNLATEERRGTLNFLRLSPQPETSILIGKMLGVPILIYLVILTALPLHFYAGYTANIAISYILSFWAVLAGCCILFYSVALLFGLSCRWFSGFQPWLGSGAVLLFLMITVGLASSSGYNLVTAWLRMFSPFDMTNYLFPNLLHVYNGSPLNKLQFFNFQLGKSVVGLVSFHLLHYGLWTYWTWQALKRCFRNPNATILSKRQSYFLVTCLQIINLGFYVVYPMNTRLLGYDIQYYFQWLYPLNLFLLLGLMAILSPHRQTIQDWARYRHQNVSSSNFGKKSLLKDLIWGEKSPAILAIAINLVITATPLVILILLWHETLDDGLVDSIDRIKALSGVALFMILIMIYATLAQLMLLMKTPKRSFWTFGTLAAAIFLPLMILQILGISAYKTHILWLFSSFLWMGVPEASMTTIFMTFVGELSIIALLTFQLTRQVKLVGESATKALLAGR; this is encoded by the coding sequence ATGATAATCAACTTTATAGACAGAATGGGCGATTGGAATCCGCAATTGTTACGTGAACTGAAGGGTCGCCTAAAAGTTTTTCCTGCTGCTATAGCAGTTGTAACATCTTTACTTGTTCAGCTTGTCGTTTTCCTGTATCAATTGCGAGAACTTCCTGGCGAAAAACACTCTCTGTACGGAACATACTGCAAACTGGGTTTAAATTTTGAGCAGGCAAGAATCAAACTTGAAAAAGAACTGTCAATACAATATCAACAACTGCAAGAACAATTCCGTCACTATAGCAGTTCTAGTGACTTCGACCAGGTAAAGCTTGAGCAAATTAAATCACAAATAGCCGATGTACGTGAGAGACAAAATCATATCTATCCAACCTTAAACAATCAATTTTGCCCGTTAGACCAAATCGATATGCAAATGTGGTGGCGTGACCACTGGGAATCCATATTCCTCACGTTAAGTGTGATTTTTATTTTCACGTTGTTAGTTGCTGGCACTTATTTGCTCATCAATAATTTAGCAACCGAAGAACGGCGCGGCACACTGAATTTTCTTCGTCTCAGCCCTCAGCCAGAAACCAGTATTTTGATTGGTAAAATGCTGGGAGTTCCCATCTTAATTTATCTGGTAATTCTGACAGCATTACCTTTACATTTTTACGCCGGATATACTGCCAACATTGCCATAAGTTACATTTTGAGCTTCTGGGCTGTCCTAGCTGGTTGCTGCATTTTATTCTACAGTGTCGCACTACTGTTTGGTTTATCTTGCCGTTGGTTCAGCGGTTTTCAACCTTGGTTGGGTAGTGGTGCAGTTCTATTATTCTTAATGATCACGGTAGGTCTGGCATCCTCAAGTGGATACAACCTTGTAACTGCTTGGTTGAGAATGTTCAGTCCCTTTGACATGACGAATTATCTTTTTCCCAACTTGTTGCATGTATACAATGGTTCACCGCTAAACAAATTGCAGTTTTTTAATTTCCAACTTGGTAAAAGTGTTGTCGGTCTTGTTAGCTTTCATCTGTTGCATTATGGCTTATGGACTTACTGGACTTGGCAAGCACTGAAGCGTTGCTTCCGCAACCCAAATGCTACTATTCTAAGCAAACGTCAAAGTTACTTTTTGGTAACTTGCTTGCAAATAATTAACCTAGGATTTTACGTGGTTTATCCAATGAACACTAGGTTACTCGGATATGATATTCAATATTATTTTCAATGGCTATATCCCTTGAATTTGTTCTTGCTTCTTGGTTTAATGGCAATTCTCTCTCCTCACCGCCAAACTATACAAGATTGGGCAAGGTATCGACACCAAAATGTTTCTAGTAGCAATTTTGGGAAAAAGTCTTTGTTGAAAGATTTAATTTGGGGTGAAAAAAGCCCAGCAATTTTGGCAATAGCAATCAATCTTGTCATCACTGCCACTCCCTTAGTTATTTTGATTTTACTTTGGCATGAAACTTTGGATGATGGTCTTGTTGATTCAATTGATAGAATTAAGGCTCTTTCGGGTGTGGCTTTGTTCATGATTTTGATAATGATTTACGCCACCCTTGCTCAACTTATGCTGTTAATGAAAACTCCCAAGCGTAGTTTCTGGACTTTTGGCACCCTAGCCGCAGCAATCTTCCTGCCACTGATGATTCTACAAATACTGGGCATCAGTGCATACAAAACTCATATTTTGTGGCTGTTTTCAAGTTTTCTTTGGATGGGTGTACCAGAGGCATCAATGACAACAATTTTTATGACTTTCGTTGGTGAGTTGAGCATCATAGCATTGTTAACCTTCCAATTGACACGTCAAGTTAAATTAGTAGGGGAGTCTGCCACAAAAGCATTGTTAGCGGGACGATAG
- a CDS encoding ABC transporter ATP-binding protein, translating into MTKELAIRTSGLTKQFDRHIAVNDIDLEIQEGEVYGLIGPNGAGKTTLIRMLAAAEEPTTGEIYINGDRLLRDKSNPTLKRRLGYLPDDYPLYDELTVWDYLDYFARLYKLREPRRTQRLHEVLELIQLGNKRHSLISTLSRGMKQRLCLARTILHEPIVLLLDEPVSGLDPIARMQFREIIKALQEAGMTILISSHVLSDLAELCTSVGIMELGFLVESESLQQLYQRLARQQIVISTLGKLDELLGELKNNPLVQEWEILSTKNSVRVNFSGKQEDSADLLRSLIIAGIPLTDFHCTQEDLETIFLKLGHKQAY; encoded by the coding sequence ATGACAAAAGAACTGGCAATCCGCACTAGCGGACTGACTAAGCAATTTGACAGACACATTGCCGTTAATGATATTGATTTAGAAATTCAAGAGGGAGAAGTTTACGGACTGATTGGTCCGAATGGCGCAGGTAAAACGACTCTCATCCGGATGTTGGCTGCTGCTGAGGAACCAACTACGGGTGAGATTTATATTAATGGCGATCGCCTACTGCGCGACAAAAGCAACCCCACCCTCAAGCGTCGCCTCGGCTACTTACCCGATGACTATCCACTGTATGACGAACTGACAGTCTGGGACTACCTAGATTATTTTGCCCGACTTTATAAATTACGAGAACCACGCCGCACTCAACGTCTACACGAAGTTTTAGAACTCATACAACTAGGTAATAAACGCCATAGCTTGATTTCCACGCTATCACGAGGAATGAAACAGCGTCTGTGTTTGGCGCGAACAATTCTCCACGAACCCATTGTCTTGTTGCTAGATGAACCAGTTTCGGGATTAGATCCAATCGCCAGGATGCAGTTTCGCGAAATCATCAAAGCGTTGCAAGAAGCAGGGATGACAATATTAATTTCCTCCCACGTTCTTAGCGACTTGGCGGAGTTGTGTACTTCAGTGGGAATTATGGAACTTGGGTTCCTAGTAGAAAGTGAATCACTACAACAACTCTACCAGCGTCTTGCCCGCCAGCAAATTGTGATTTCAACTTTAGGGAAGTTAGATGAACTTTTGGGCGAACTAAAAAATAATCCTCTCGTACAAGAGTGGGAGATATTGTCTACAAAAAACAGCGTGCGGGTGAATTTTTCTGGTAAGCAGGAAGATAGTGCTGATTTGTTGCGATCGCTTATTATCGCTGGTATTCCCCTCACTGATTTTCACTGTACTCAAGAAGACCTGGAAACAATTTTCCTCAAACTAGGTCATAAGCAAGCATATTGA
- the pstS gene encoding phosphate ABC transporter substrate-binding protein PstS: MQKPDTSSSPTLSTDSSNLRQQVPPIENSPVQIPPTSPTNIFSPGKLDLGGQVRLTGAGASFPAPLYQTWFSNLNKKYPNLQVNYQSVGSGAGVEQFTKGTVDFGASDVAMTDEEIKKVERGVLLLPMTAGSVVLAYNLPGVQELKLPRDVYTGIFQGTIKSWNDPKITAANPGVNLPNTPITIVHRSDGSGTTGVFTQHLSAVSPEWKSKVGSGKTVNWPTGVGAKGNEGVTAQIQQTQGSMGYVEYGYAQQNKLSYAALQNKAGQFVTPNEQSASKTLDAVELPGNLRAFITDPEGNDSYPIVTYSWILAYQKYPDAAKAKAVEAMIEYGLTEGQKAAPQLGYVPLPENVVKKVAAAADAISPEYKIAVGGASASK; encoded by the coding sequence ATGCAAAAACCTGACACCTCTTCTTCGCCAACACTATCAACAGATTCCTCCAATTTGAGACAGCAGGTACCTCCAATAGAAAACAGCCCTGTACAAATTCCCCCAACATCACCAACAAATATTTTTAGCCCCGGCAAACTTGACTTAGGTGGACAAGTAAGATTAACTGGCGCTGGTGCTTCTTTCCCAGCACCTCTCTACCAAACTTGGTTCAGCAATTTAAACAAGAAATATCCTAATCTACAAGTTAACTATCAGTCAGTTGGTAGCGGTGCCGGAGTGGAGCAATTTACCAAAGGCACTGTGGACTTTGGTGCTAGCGATGTTGCCATGACCGATGAAGAAATCAAGAAGGTGGAAAGGGGTGTCCTTTTACTGCCTATGACTGCTGGTAGCGTTGTGCTAGCTTACAACCTGCCTGGGGTACAAGAACTAAAACTTCCACGGGACGTGTATACCGGCATCTTCCAAGGCACTATTAAATCTTGGAACGACCCGAAAATCACTGCGGCGAACCCTGGTGTTAACCTTCCAAACACGCCAATCACAATTGTACATCGTTCTGATGGCAGTGGTACCACGGGTGTGTTCACGCAACACCTTAGTGCTGTGAGTCCAGAATGGAAATCCAAAGTAGGCAGTGGCAAAACTGTAAACTGGCCTACAGGAGTTGGTGCAAAGGGCAATGAAGGTGTGACTGCCCAAATACAGCAAACTCAAGGCTCGATGGGATACGTTGAGTACGGCTACGCTCAACAAAATAAACTTTCTTATGCTGCTTTGCAAAATAAAGCAGGTCAATTTGTGACACCAAATGAACAATCAGCATCTAAAACATTGGATGCCGTAGAATTGCCAGGAAATCTCCGTGCCTTTATTACAGATCCAGAAGGAAACGATTCTTACCCCATTGTCACCTACAGTTGGATTTTGGCTTACCAGAAATATCCTGATGCCGCAAAAGCCAAAGCAGTAGAAGCCATGATTGAATATGGTTTGACAGAGGGTCAAAAAGCTGCTCCACAACTAGGCTACGTTCCTTTACCTGAAAACGTTGTGAAAAAAGTTGCAGCAGCAGCTGATGCTATCAGTCCAGAATACAAAATTGCCGTAGGCGGTGCCAGCGCTAGCAAATAG